The Megalobrama amblycephala isolate DHTTF-2021 linkage group LG20, ASM1881202v1, whole genome shotgun sequence genome includes a window with the following:
- the rgs9b gene encoding regulator of G-protein signaling 9b isoform X4: MTIRNVRDHGQRYRPRMACLKKVEAVVLEMQDPKTGVKSQTQRLVITTIPHAITGEDIVAWIANRFKIDAMEARAMGTMMVAFGYIYPLQDHKRLILKPDTSLYRFQTPYFWPAQQWPVEDTDYAIYLAKRNIRKKGMLELYEQEEYNNLYKWMNHKWDFIVMQAKEQYRAGKERKKPDRVVFDCQERAYWVVHRPPPGTVSAMDYGRERMVDPNLKEKKTPDYYRRIIMFIQQSIMRPRVKSSVSIGAIVKYATTCREHDPFLYPCLPSNPWLTDDITYWNLNMPNVEIPTKMRVERWTFSFGELLTDPRGRADFRLFLKKEFSGENLAFWEACEDLKWGTAATMKEKAQQIYKTFLARGAPRWINIDGKTMDVTVKGLAHPHRYVLDAAQTHIYMLMKKDSYGRYLKSPVFKETQKKAIAPEAHRFSDAQLEQNAKRRRPSLSPIILRQQEEEQKAKLAATGPVDITQVMSKLEKKKKN, translated from the exons ATGACCATAAGGAATGTACGGGACCATGGGCAGCGTTACAGACCGCGTATGGCATGCCTGAAGAAG GTGGAGGCTGTGGTGTTGGAGATGCAAGACCCCAAAACTGGTGTGAAATCTCAGACCCAGAGGCTTGTTATCACAACCATCCCACATGCTATAACAG GGGAAGATATTGTTGCATGGATCGCTAATCGATTCAAAATAGATGCTATGG AGGCCCGAGCTATGGGGACCATGATGGTGGCGTTTGGGTACATCTATCCACTACAAGATCATAAGAGACTTATACTTAAACCAGACACATCCCTGTATCGCTTTCAG ACACCATATTTTTGGCCTGCACAGCAATGGCCAGTGGAAGACACAGACTATG CAATCTATTTGGCAAAGAGAAATATACGCAAGAAAGGGATGTTGGAGCTGTATGAACAG GAAGAGTACAACAATCTTTACAAATGGATGAATCACAAGTGGGATTTTATTGTAATGCAGGCCAAAGAGCAGTACAG GGCGGGTAAGGAGAGGAAGAAGCCGGACCGTGTGGTTTTTGATTGTCAGGAACGGGCCTactgggttgtgcatcggccaCCG CCAGGAACAGTTAGTGCCATGGACTATGGCCGCGAGAGGATGGTTGACCCCAATTTGAAGGAG aaaaaaacaccTGACTACTACAGAAGAATT ATTATGTTCATTCAGCAGTCTATCATGAGACCAAGGGTGAAGTCATCTGTGTCGATTGGAGC AATTGTTAAGTACGCAACAACATGCAGAGAGCATGACCCCTTTCTATACCCCTGCCTCCCAAGCAACCCCTGGTTAACAGATGATATTACATACTGGAACCTGAACATGCCAAA TGTTGAGATCCCTACTAAAATGAGAGTGGAGCGCTGGACTTTCAGCTTTGGAGAATTGCTTACTGACCCTCGGGGAAGGGCTGACTTTCGCCTCTTCCTTAAAAAGGAGTTCAGTG GTGAGAATCTTGCCTTCTGGGAGGCATGTGAGGATCTGAAATGGGGTACTGCAGCGACAATGAAAGAAAAAGCTCAGCAAATATACAA GACCTTTTTGGCTCGCGGAGCTCCACGTTGGATCAACATTGATGGCAAAACAATGGACGTAACAGTGAAAGGTTTGGCACATCCTCATCGTTATGTACTGGATGCTGCCCAGACTCACATTTATATGCTCATGAAAAAG GATTCATATGGGCGATATCTCAAGTCCCCGGTGTTCAAGGAAACTCAGAAGAAGGCCATTGCTCCCGAAGCACACAGATTCAG TGATGCACAGTTGGAGCAGAATGCCAAGAGAAGGCGGCCCAGTCTGAGTCCCATCATCCTGAGACAGCAGGAGGAAGAACAGAAGGCCAAACTTGCAGCAACTGGACCAGTGGACATCACACAGGTCATGAGCAAActggaaaagaaaaagaaaaactga
- the gna13a gene encoding guanine nucleotide-binding protein subunit alpha-13a, translating to MADFLPSRTAIVCIPNCLLSSGEIDQIRKSKEIDKSLSREKTYVKKLVKILLLGAGESGKSTFLKQMRIIHGQDFDQRAKEEFRATIYSNVIKGIRVLVDAREKLHIPWGDPENQVHGEMVMAFDTRSSLMAKGMVETKVFLNYLPAIRALWKDTGIQNAYDRRREFQLGESVKYFLDNVDKLGQSDYLPSQKDILLARKPTKGIHEYNFEIKNVPFTMVDVGGQRSERKRWFECFDSVTSILFLVSSSEYDQVLMEDRQTNRLTESLNIFETIVNNRVFANVSIILFLNKTDLLEDKVKNVNIKDYFPEFTGEPHDLQDVQKFLVECFRNKRREQQQKPLYHHFTTAINTENIRLVFRDVKDTILHDNLKQLMLQ from the exons ATGGCGGATTTCCTGCCCTCCCGGACTGCTATAGTTTGTATTCCCAATTGTCTTCTCTCCAGCGGCGAAATTGATCAAATTAGAAAGTCTAAAGAGATCGACAAAAGCCTGTCTCGAGAGAAGACTTATGTGAAGAAACTGGTGAAGATCTTGCTGTTAGGAGCAGGCGAAAGTGGCAAGTCAACTTTCCTCAAACAAATGCGCATAATTCATGGGCAGGACTTCGATCAGCGGGCCAAAGAAGAGTTCCGGGCTACAATCTACAGCAATGTTATCAAAG GTATCCGGGTGCTAGTGGATGCCCGTGAGAAGCTGCACATCCCTTGGGGAGACCCTGAGAATCAGGTTCACGGGGAGATGGTGATGGCCTTTGACACCCGCTCATCCTTGATGGCCAAAGGGATGGTGGAGACCAAAGTCTTTCTAAACTACCTGCCCGCCATCCGTGCCCTGTGGAAAGACACTGGCATTCAGAATGCTTATGACAGACGAAGAGAGTTTCAGCTG GGTGAATCTGTGAAATATTTCCTGGACAATGTGGATAAACTTGGACAATCG GACTACTTGCCCAGCCAAAAGGATATACTGCTGGCACGAAAGCCCACCAAGGGTATTCACGAGTACAACTTTGAGATCAAGAATGTACCTTTCACGATGGTGGATGTGGGTGGGCAGCGGTCGGAGCGCAAGCGATGGTTCGAGTGCTTTGACTCGGTGACCTCCATCCTCTTCCTAGTTTCGTCCAGCGAGTACGATCAGGTGCTCATGGAAGACCGTCAGACCAACAGGCTCACGGAGTCGCTCAATATCTTCGAGACTATCGTCAACAACCGTGTCTTTGCCAATGTCTCCATCATTCTCTTCCTCAATAAGACAGACTTGCTGGAAGATAAAGTCAAGAATGTGAACATCAAGGACTACTTCCCCGAGTTCACAGGGGAGCCCCACGATCTGCAGGATGTGCAGAAGTTCCTGGTCGAGTGCTTCCGTAACAAGCGCCGAGAACAGCAGCAGAAGCCTCTTTACCATCACTTCACCACCGCCATCAACACAGAGAACATTCGTCTCGTCTTCCGTGATGTCAAAGACACCATCTTGCACGACAACCTCAAACAGCTTATGTTACAATGA